From Pseudoxanthomonas sp. YR558, the proteins below share one genomic window:
- a CDS encoding S46 family peptidase, with translation MPMRRRLSTSALALGVALALPAHADEGMWMPSQLPQLAKPLREAGFKGDPKTLADVTAAPLSAVVRAGGGTGAFVSPDGLVLTNHHVAYGVIQYNSKPERNLIDDGFIAADRGAELPANPDFRVLVTVGYDKVTDAVLKDASGKTGRAYFDAIDRASKAIVADCERESGVRCSVANMYYGTDFYRIKQLELRDIRLVYAPPRAIGNYGDEIDNFMWPRHTGDFTLLRAYVGKDGKPAAYSADNVPYRAPAHLALAKDGPKAGDYAMLAGYPGVTYRHRTAAEFDEQINWTLPARVAVFDQLIDVIEAAGKQDADAKTRYAAQLQSLKNNRKRAAGELEGLRRSDAVRVRAEDERGMLATDAAAKERADIDALAASIAGGSAVRERELLLSLFGSQSQLMRSAITLERLRLESAKPDAERESGYQTRDHALIEGVLKQVQRRYSPDVEKALLTVLLTRYQQLPDAQRLPGFDAAFGRTPASLKKALDVLYAGTELGDEAERLSRFAAAREGKPLAADPLIDLAAALVPVQLALEQERKTREGEQLRLRPAYMRVLFAWRKQQGRALYPDANGTLRVSFGKVDGFSPRDGVQYTPVTTVAGIVEKNTGQVPFDAPKPLLDAIAKGDFAGTEDPALKTQTVNFLTNLDTTGGNSGSPVLNARGELIGLNFDSNWESVSASWMFDPRYKRAVHVDMRYLRWLMGKVYPAPHLLKEMGATR, from the coding sequence CTGCCGATGCGCCGCCGACTTTCGACTTCCGCCCTCGCCCTGGGCGTCGCCCTCGCCCTGCCCGCGCATGCCGATGAAGGCATGTGGATGCCGTCGCAGCTGCCGCAACTGGCCAAACCGCTACGCGAGGCCGGTTTCAAGGGCGACCCGAAGACGCTGGCGGACGTCACCGCCGCGCCCTTGAGTGCCGTCGTACGTGCCGGCGGTGGCACCGGCGCATTCGTCTCGCCGGATGGATTGGTGCTCACGAACCACCACGTGGCGTACGGCGTGATCCAGTACAACAGCAAGCCGGAGCGCAACCTGATCGATGACGGCTTCATTGCGGCCGATCGCGGCGCCGAGCTGCCTGCCAATCCGGATTTCCGCGTGCTGGTCACGGTGGGCTACGACAAGGTGACCGACGCGGTGCTGAAGGACGCGAGCGGCAAGACCGGACGCGCCTACTTCGATGCCATCGACCGCGCCAGCAAGGCGATCGTCGCCGACTGCGAACGGGAATCCGGCGTCCGCTGCAGCGTGGCGAACATGTACTACGGCACGGATTTCTACCGCATCAAGCAGCTCGAGTTGCGCGACATCCGTCTGGTGTATGCGCCACCCCGCGCGATCGGCAACTACGGCGACGAGATCGACAACTTCATGTGGCCGCGCCACACCGGCGACTTCACCCTGCTGCGCGCCTACGTGGGCAAGGACGGAAAACCCGCCGCCTATAGCGCCGACAACGTGCCCTACCGCGCGCCGGCGCACCTGGCGCTGGCGAAGGACGGACCGAAGGCGGGCGACTACGCCATGCTCGCCGGCTATCCGGGCGTCACCTACCGGCACCGCACGGCGGCCGAGTTCGATGAACAGATCAACTGGACGCTGCCCGCGCGCGTGGCGGTGTTCGACCAGCTCATCGACGTGATCGAAGCGGCCGGCAAGCAGGATGCCGACGCGAAGACGCGCTATGCGGCGCAGCTGCAATCGCTGAAGAACAACCGCAAGCGTGCTGCTGGCGAATTGGAAGGCCTGCGCCGCAGCGATGCCGTGCGCGTCCGTGCCGAGGACGAGCGCGGCATGCTGGCGACCGACGCGGCAGCGAAGGAACGGGCGGACATCGATGCACTCGCTGCCTCGATCGCCGGCGGATCGGCGGTGCGCGAACGCGAGCTGCTGCTGTCGCTGTTCGGTTCGCAGTCGCAACTGATGCGCAGCGCGATCACGCTGGAACGCTTGCGGCTGGAATCGGCCAAGCCGGACGCCGAGCGCGAGAGCGGCTACCAGACGCGCGACCATGCGTTGATCGAAGGTGTCTTGAAGCAGGTGCAGCGCCGTTATTCCCCTGACGTGGAGAAAGCGCTGCTGACGGTCCTGCTGACGCGCTACCAGCAGTTGCCGGACGCGCAGCGCCTGCCGGGCTTCGATGCGGCCTTCGGTCGCACGCCCGCTTCGCTCAAGAAGGCATTGGATGTGCTGTATGCGGGAACGGAGCTCGGCGACGAGGCCGAGCGCCTGTCGCGCTTCGCGGCGGCGCGCGAGGGCAAACCGCTGGCTGCCGATCCCCTGATCGACCTGGCGGCGGCGCTGGTACCCGTGCAGTTGGCGCTGGAGCAAGAGCGCAAGACACGTGAAGGCGAACAATTGCGGCTGCGCCCGGCCTACATGCGCGTGCTGTTCGCATGGCGCAAGCAGCAGGGGCGCGCCCTTTATCCGGACGCCAACGGTACGCTTCGGGTCAGCTTCGGCAAGGTCGACGGCTTCTCGCCGCGCGACGGCGTGCAGTACACGCCGGTGACGACGGTGGCCGGCATCGTCGAGAAGAACACCGGCCAGGTGCCGTTCGACGCGCCGAAGCCGCTGCTCGATGCCATCGCCAAAGGCGATTTCGCCGGCACCGAGGATCCCGCGCTGAAGACGCAGACGGTCAACTTCCTCACCAACCTGGACACGACCGGCGGCAACTCCGGTTCTCCCGTGCTCAATGCGCGCGGTGAACTGATCGGCCTGAACTTCGACAGCAACTGGGAATCCGTCAGTGCCAGCTGGATGTTCGACCCTCGCTACAAGCGCGCGGTGCACGTGGACATGCGCTACCTGCGCTGGCTGATGGGCAAGGTCTATCCGGCGCCGCACCTGCTGAAGGAAATGGGTGCTACGCGCTGA
- a CDS encoding oxidoreductase-like domain-containing protein, with translation MHIVPDNDPRPVEPEPPLPSDCCNSGCPICVHDLYAEQLQHYRQQLADWKARHHGEA, from the coding sequence ATGCACATCGTCCCCGATAACGACCCGCGCCCGGTCGAACCCGAACCGCCGCTACCCAGCGATTGCTGCAACAGCGGTTGCCCTATTTGCGTGCATGACCTCTATGCGGAGCAGTTGCAGCACTATCGGCAGCAGTTGGCGGACTGGAAGGCCAGGCACCACGGCGAGGCCTAA
- a CDS encoding winged helix DNA-binding domain-containing protein — protein MTAALRRHRLQRQGIATPIADTVAAAVGHLGAMQAQDYAASLWAIGLRTAGATLATVEAAIARGEIVRTWPMRGTLHWLAREDVRWMVALMAPRVQAANAARIARDHGLDAETLGRCRRALEATLSHGRPVKRGDLYARLDAIGVDSGGQRGLHVLGWMAQEGLICQGPREGRQPTFVWLDAWIPAAASLDRDEALQRLALRYLQGHAPATAADLAWWSGLTQKDAKRALDVAASQLQREPNDDDTLWHAPALPATRSAHAIRLLPAFDEYVIGYRDRAPVVDNAYLRRVIGINGLVSPTIIVEGRVVGTWRREADARGGLRLSPFRALQDKELAGIAKAAARLGRFLGVPTPLLS, from the coding sequence ATGACCGCGGCGCTGCGCCGGCATCGTTTGCAGCGGCAGGGCATCGCCACGCCGATCGCCGACACGGTTGCTGCCGCGGTCGGCCATCTCGGCGCCATGCAGGCACAGGACTACGCCGCCTCGCTGTGGGCGATCGGTCTGCGCACCGCGGGCGCGACGCTGGCGACGGTAGAAGCGGCGATCGCACGCGGCGAGATCGTACGCACGTGGCCAATGCGCGGCACCCTTCACTGGCTCGCGCGTGAGGACGTGCGCTGGATGGTGGCGCTGATGGCACCGCGCGTGCAGGCCGCCAATGCCGCGCGCATCGCCCGCGACCATGGACTCGATGCCGAAACGCTCGGACGCTGCAGACGCGCACTAGAAGCGACGCTGTCGCACGGCCGACCCGTCAAACGCGGCGATCTGTACGCGCGCCTGGATGCGATCGGCGTGGACAGCGGCGGCCAGCGTGGCTTGCACGTCCTGGGCTGGATGGCGCAGGAAGGGTTGATCTGCCAAGGGCCCCGTGAAGGACGGCAACCGACATTCGTCTGGCTCGACGCCTGGATTCCCGCCGCCGCATCGCTGGACCGCGACGAAGCCCTGCAACGCCTCGCCCTGCGCTATCTGCAAGGCCATGCGCCCGCGACGGCGGCGGATCTCGCATGGTGGTCTGGCCTGACCCAGAAGGATGCGAAGCGGGCACTGGATGTGGCGGCTTCGCAGCTCCAGCGCGAGCCGAACGACGACGACACGCTGTGGCATGCACCTGCATTGCCCGCGACGCGCAGCGCGCACGCGATCCGCCTGTTGCCGGCATTCGACGAGTACGTCATCGGCTATCGCGATCGCGCGCCCGTCGTGGACAACGCGTACTTGCGCCGCGTGATCGGCATCAATGGCCTGGTCAGCCCCACCATCATCGTGGAGGGCAGAGTCGTTGGCACGTGGAGGCGCGAAGCCGACGCGCGCGGTGGCCTCCGGCTTTCGCCGTTCCGGGCCTTGCAGGACAAGGAGCTCGCCGGGATCGCGAAGGCCGCCGCGCGGCTGGGCCGCTTCCTCGGCGTGCCGACACCGCTCCTGTCCTGA